The sequence below is a genomic window from Cataglyphis hispanica isolate Lineage 1 chromosome 13, ULB_Chis1_1.0, whole genome shotgun sequence.
TCAATTATTGGCAGAGCTCACGCCAGAAGAACTAAATATATTGGCCAAGGAAGTGGATCCTGATGTAAGTctgataatttacatttttacatgatTAGTAATTTGgtgtttttttatcattgttttttagaaatgactgaatttaaattatgttcatAGGACAGCTTTATGCCTCCTTCGCAACGTTGCAGTTACGAATGTAACAAGAGTCCTACAGGGCCACTGAATCGAAAGAAACTCATTGAACATATCAACAAGCAAGCTCTAGAGACACCTGATATTCCAGAATTGAAACCATATGTACCTGGTGTAATTAGAGGAAAAAAAGTGAGTTTACAGATTATAAAAGTAGTTTCTTCTATCATTTAaaagatgatataataatatttataataatctaatacaAGTCTCTTGTAAAGATCTGAAATCCGAAATTATaatgatgaaagaaaatatgtatagaaagTCAGTGTGCAGTTTTGttcaatatttgtattaattatattcattgtaTCGTTTCAGTGGGTACCACCACCACAAGAGAacataaaagaaaaggaagcAGACGAGCAAATCGCGATAGATCTCGGGGAGGAATATGAACAAGCACTTTCGACTGCCACCCaagaagaaattattgatCTTGCTGGTAAGATCGGTCATTTCCAAGAATTCTTTGTATTGGAATTGAAagatatgtaattatgtaaaattatcccTTTTTTTCAGCTATCCTTGGATTCCATTCTATGATGAATCAGGATCAATATCATGCATCTCTACTGAATTCTGGACAACCAGTCGGACTCGGCTGGGATGGAGTGACGAAAGCTAGTCAACCGAAAGTTTATCCGATGGAGCCGCCCAACGACACGGATGTCGATGCTACTATTAAACAAGTGCGAGATGATGACTCTACTCTGACTGACTTAAACTGGAACAATATTAAAGTAAGTAACAGCGATTggcaatatttttgtagagagaactatatattttattctgagTTGGCAATGATGTTTTGTTGTAGAATATTTCGGACGAAAAATTCATACAGTTGTTTGAAGGATTGGAACTGAACACACATCTTGAATCGCTAAGTTTAACTAACGTTGGACTCAACGACAAGACCGCACAACGGCTGGCTGATGCTTTAGAAAAGAATTCGACACTCAAAGTACTCAAGTGTGTATttgatatatgatttttcgcgtaaaaaatttgtgtgcTACTAACTTCTTattgtttcaatattaaaatttcttttcagcGTGGAGACGAATTTCATAAGCCCACCTGTGATAGTAAGGCTGATCAGGTCTCTCCTTAAGACAAAATCCATTGAAGAATTTCGATGTTCGAATCAGGTAGttcattgtataaaattatgtcaaaaactctatgataaaaataacgaccaagaaatcttaatatttacattatctttCAGAGGTCGCAAGTATTGGGTAACAAGATCGAGATGGAAATCACGCAATTGGTAGAACAAAATCCAACATTGCTGCGACTTGGGTTGCATCTGGAGTTCAACGATGCTAGACATCGCGTGGCTGCGCATTTGCAACGCAACATTGACAGGagtaagtacataaaaaacattgcaaagatttataatatttattagcataTTATAGAtcacgagaaatatatatatatgattggtagtttataaaactattatttaaaatattatttataggctTAAAAAGATGTCTTTCACATATAAATGATTGACatcaataagataattaaattaaattatttatttatataactaattgTGAGCATAACTAGATATAAAGTCTAATAAGATGTTGTGGCGACTATACTTTAACGTCAAGTATGAAATTCTTTTCACAGGTCAATGCGCAATAATCTTAAACAGAtatcacataaattatattagtaatGAAGTATCTTGCAGACGCATTACGTAGataccaatttttttatcacgatgATAATTGTGCTATCAATTTTACGTTTAGATGGGAGCAATTGTATGGGGGACTATGGAGACTATGTGACAAAATGCTTCTAACTTTTCCAAATCTGCTTCGTAGTCTCATGTAGCGCTTTACCGTAGCACATTTCATCATTTCATCTATTCATCCCGctgtattcatttatttttctagctAGTGACACATATAGAGGTAATTATAACCTCCTTGTCCCGTCTTTGCGATTGAAAATGAAACTTTCTAGTTTCTGATACAGTGTTTTCCCCCAAATCCTtgtaatttaaagttaattaaaaaatgtgaaagtaAAGCCACTTATAAGAATGGCTAtacttctttaaaattttaaaaccgCTGTTCCCTCTTCCTCAAATAACATATCAAGTCTCTCAAGTTTTATATCtcctatcttttttatctgctttttttcattacttcttgagaaatctattttatctctCACTTTTTGCTATTAAAGatatagataaagaaagatgTTTGTGCGAACGACACAAACTGATCAGACTATGATCTGTCTGTTTCAATTTTCAGCAAAACACGGTGAAGCGAAGATTAGAGTAATTTAATTTGGTATGGATCCGTCGActgattttcatatttaattaaatgctttTATAACTCGATTAACAATGAAATTCGCGCATTATCAACATTAAAAAGGCACAGCTTTTGATCttgattattttacaagaCGAAATACTCAGGACGCTTTCACGATTGATACGcttcattgtatttttaatttattgctttttgcTTTTTGCTAAATATGgcattataaagtaaaattaacaaGTGGTATTATCATGTCACGTTAGATTTACTTTCCTAAAacgtatacaaaataatttgtaaatccTTAAACTCCGCGCGTGCAAATCTCcgaaaattatatcttctcGTTCTCTCATTATAGCATGCATCACTATTGTAAAAAACCAAAGCAGAAAATCTtatgaaatttcattttgaaatccttcaaaaatcttaaaagttgtTAACATAAGAATTACTGCAAACTActgcattattttatcaaatatttgttgaaaaattattcccaATTTGAACAAACGACTtagattattgtaattttaattgattatttatctgGTTAGTCTTTCGTGTGGAAGCCCAGGAACGAGCTAAGTTTGTAGTGATCGCTGCTGGCCCTTCAAACTTCACCGTTCATCCCGCAGATGACTTAAAAAATAGAGCGTAGCGCTGTTGCAGCGCAGTGAGTAGTtttgttatcaaaaataagCTTGCTTTTTTCCTATGACTTGATAACGTGTTTGTAGAATTTACTGCATTGATCCTATATACTCGCATTAGTTTGTAACGTTAACGTttcagtaaaattttaatattaaaatcttgaatCTAATAATGTCTTAAtagcattatttaatattttatatgacgaGTTTAAAAGGATGCATCAGTTTGACGAGATCAACTATTCTTAGCTATTATGATATGTGCCCTTGATCTCAGTATCCGattgattattaaagataaaattgtttgtagTTTTATGTGCATTTTGATCAAAGACTTCTCTCTCACAGAGAAAGCcacatgtaataataattattccccGAATCTGTCTCATTACTAAACGAATGCAATAATAGTTTATTCTCCATATCCCTCAGAGTAGGATTAAGCAGGTgtcatgataaaaatgataaatgcgattaatatttcatttctcaAGAATCCGTCGCACAATCTTATTTTGTTGGCGTTTACTCTTCCCATCTCTGTTCTGTTCTTTTGCATCCCGTTCCACTTCTTTTTAAGTttgattttttctcatatttcctTTCTAATACTTCAATATACTATCATGATACATACGACATATGAATGactagttttttattattcgagcTCAGGGTATCCTGTTGAGATTTTACAGGCAGGATTGATGGATCCCCCGGACCCTACTTCACATTCTACGTTACATTTATTtgacgcatatatatataggtgttCGTCACAGCGCGCTCGTGTTTCTTTTACGACATGTAGTGTCAATATCGTGATGTCGACCTGCAATGATCCATCTTGACTCGcaagattgtaaaaaataaaaaaaaaaatatatacatcgattctagatattttgaataaagcatttttcgtttaaattttctaaaataaaatttttcctgattattacagataattaaaaaaattaattgaaagtaATATTCTAATACATATCGATAATCAGAATTTTATCTTGCCAGTCGAGATTCGGTGCagtgaaatttttcttatcctGATTTTTTTACCATTCACGACAATAGACTCTGCAAGTCCACAAGCTACGATATATGTACTTACGACGCCTATTCTTTCCCAACAGTACGGAAAGATCTATCGTTGCGGCTACAGTTCCGATTCTTTAACATGAACCACAGGAAACCTGCCTTGATTCAATGAAAGGTAGCTACCCGCTGTGTGGTAGACCATCAGCAGAATAAGCCATATCTTTCCCTCTCATGCGGGGAAAGCTTAACCAATGCCAACGCTATTTTTGTAGCTTCACTAACAAggctttttattaaacaaattgcgCCATAAAAAGAAAGCGTAGTCGGTTCACATGATCGAAAATAGAATATTCGTCGTATCATGCGtagcaagaaataaatatatataatgttatatatattctgtacaGATTCTCAACAATTTGTGCTTCCGCATATTTTCGCGAAGTAGACTTGTCAAGTTCGATTCTGATACTTTATTTCGAGAAACGattgtacaatttatatataaattaaataatattcttcctAATTAGTGCATGATTGACCTCGAAACTAAATAGATCTTATCATAAAATTGCAgccgaataatattaaatcgaaTTTCGCTTACAGAAGAGGGTTGCGTGACTTTTAGAGTATCGTGCAATTCGACGTACGCACATCACCATAGTCATTACCGTTGCATTGCACCTTTCTACGATGCAATGAGGTTTAGATGCATCCTATCAAACACGATGAAGTCGTGACGCGTTAATTTCCAGAAGCGAGGCTTCTAGGAGCTTTATTCGCCTCGCGTGACATCCTGCCGACGTTAACCCGTCAGCTCGAAGACAGCTTAACACACGCCGACGTTGGTGCAAACCGAATCTGACTGACGTCTCATACCGAGTGAATCGTTGCCTGAACTATTCGcgcgagaatttttttttctttgctcgAGCACCGCTCAATTATACGCGCACGTCTATCTAACAAGTCTAATCAAGCCTTCTCGTGAAATGgtctcctttttcttttggTATAATTAGAATTGCGCGTACGTCGAAAAGAATCTTGTGATGTTTTAGCGTgggatatttttatgaaactcgGTTCTTGgaagctttaaaatttttttaattttgtacaaattattcTTTGCATCCTTCaatcgtgatatttttttttgctatagcTTAGTATCTTGAGATTTTAAACTTCTCTGGAGTTTTTATACTCTGAACtaaattgttgaatttttatttatttcattttcaagtttgcgattttttttctccgataAGTATAAtctgcaattttattctttagttttgaaaatgtttgaatTGTGCGCGTATTATCGGGTTTTActttttgtgaattttatgATGCACTAAAGCAGATCGGCGCCGGGTGTTGTAACGCTTACAAAACGCACGTACCGTggaagcattatttttaaaatcattgaaCTGAGAGAACAATTTACTCTTTCATCGGGGATTAACGACGCGAGCCGTGTTAATGAGTCTGCGAATGCTAGCGCACCAGGCGTAAAATTGCTAATATTTATCGCGAATTGTATGAAtggcattttaaaataatatcttacgCAATGCTTTCACGTAACATGAAATGTTAGGTGTCGATGCGGATGGGTTTTATTTCGGGTGACGGAAAAATCTCGCTCGTATCTCTAGAGATCACATTGCATCCgatagttaaaataaattgtaaatactcCGcgaactatataaattattacactttGAGTTTTATTAATGCTGTCGTTATGTTTATGTCGTTctgttatcataaaaaaatgcaaatgtgtatattttttaacggaattttttttattttaaatttaatcggtAAATATATTCCAAAGAGTAGGCAGAAATAGTGCAtagtcatttattttaatagaaaacacAATCtgaaaactatttatataagtttgtattttatctttgttgaataaaattcataaaaaaatgatataatctctgaataaataaataaaataaataatcctgTTCAAATTTCATACGATTTCGAATTAAATGCCTATTTACATAAAGAAAgtgcatatttatttgatatcattatcggttttgtttttgttatctCTCTTGAACCCGCGTGACCCTCCAATCACCCTGCAGCTTCGCGCGGATTATTCGGGACCGAGGATTTAACTGCacgaaataattacaataattttcatgattttcatttaaacCCTTCGATGCATATATCGCGCATTTAGCGACGAAATTTCGCGCTGAAGTGACATCACGGATATCTGCATTGTTTGTTCACGCTATACATCCCGCCGCCTTATTTCCGGAACGAAATATGTCAATGTCGACGATAGTGAGAGTTTTGACTTTTGGCGCTTCTCCGAAATTTTTTGCTGCGTTAAGCTGTTAGGCAGTTTTTTTCTGCTTGCTGcgatttatctctttatcGCAACATggactaaaaatatttcttctggGAATAAATCTGTGGAGGACACGTGCATTAGATTAATAGTTCTCGCATCTGTTTGATGACTAACAACAACATCATGCCGTTGTGTCTGTCTTTGTCAATTTTACGGAAGATTCTTCCACTAAACTAACAtcggagatatatataaaatttatcacaccTCGGAGCTGCTTTTTGCATTTACGTATAAGTTTGTCGTTGTTCGTAATGCATATTAAATCTTTAGATACTTTGGATCTTCTTTGTTAGCCCCATCTATAAAGGCACATcgagcaaaaaatttaatggaacGAATGCGCCTCGAGCTTCGATAATTTGCTTAcggaatttttaaatctctgtCTGATATTGCTAGACATGCGAGAATAATTAGGAGTTGATAATTATCGATTACAAAAATGACTCGGCGAATAAACGGGAATAGATTGATTAGAATACTTTCTTTGCAGTTTTTTCTGCATGAAATGTTATCATATATTGTACTCTTGAGAACTCTTAACGTTGATGCAAGAGCAGCTCGCGAGAttggtatatattatatcattaaggCATGCCATATCGCTCGATCGAAATGCGAATACGAGAAatgcgcaaaataaaatacttttgacTCGTCATTATTATTGCGTTATTACGCGTGCTAAACCGAAGTACGTtccaaaatcatatattttacttttaatattaattttgaatataaaaacatttttaccgattaaataaaatgtataaatgttttaaacaatctatgaaaatgTCTGTAATACATTCAAGCCGAGTTTTCGAGTTTAATAACAATggttggtaaaaaaaaattggtgcTCGTTTAATCGCGAAcgacataaaaagaaaattgcgatGTCGGCGATGGAATCTGCCCGATAGAACGAAACAATTTGGCGAGACCACAGCGAGAACGAAAGACAATTAAAAAGCGACGCGCACTCGGCGTGATCCGCGCGAGGGGATATTTTACGTCTCCACCGAGCGTTATTCCTGCCACGCGACGGGATTACTATTTTACGGGGCGGATTACTACGCGGTACGCATCGCGTTTTGAAGTACGTTTCTTTAATCATGTAATGTGCTTTTTGTCCGACAGCAATCGATCCTACACGTCGTCATGGATAAACGAAAAAATTGTCCGACGATTCTTTTACCAAGATTGCGAGATATCGCGTTTATTTCTCTTCGGAAAATTGATACGCGATTGTTCATGGGAATTTAACGCAATAACGATtccgatgaaaataaaaaaggttgATCATATATGCTTCTCGAAGTTCTatgataagatttttttctaattaaaaggAAAATCGGATTAAAGACGATTGGCAAAGTCGCACTTCTCGGATGTGCCGTAGGTCGAGcgatacgttttttttttttctttctttttttttttcgtttcctTGCATATTCTTTACCGGCATGTATCGGATCGgtaaagtatttttcttttttagttgCTAAACGCATATGATGACAGTGTTTCGGGTGTCTGTTGCAGTACGGCAGTCCCGGCTCGGGGTGGCGACATCTTAACGCGAAGTGGCGTTCGCCtaggtattttattttgtacatatatataatatacacacacacattatatactacatatattatatataaatgtatattcttCTTTCGCGCACATATATCGATTGATCTCATTGCCGCCTATGTCACCGCTTTAAAGGCTTAATCTACTTATCCTGTCGTTTGCCAAGACAATTGTGTCTTCTCGCGAGGAAACGCGAACGAAAATGggacgacgatgacgagaTATGAAACAGCACGCCTTTATTATTTGACTCTATTCGCTgtgtgtacaatatataatagatcggaaaattctctattttcgAGGGTTTTGACCCTTATAATCATAGGGACCGActcttttaaagaaatcaaGATGTatggcaaatatttataactgcaaataaaaaaaaaaatgtaatatgataataataaatttaagcaaAGCTTTTAAGAATTTTGTTCTTTCGAATTTAGACTGTcactataaatttcatttacagCTAggttaattta
It includes:
- the LOC126853949 gene encoding tropomodulin isoform X6, which codes for MEVDTENVRMGETDALMRTDDGIINSNDNNTEAPTVEESYEITTTRRKTIRTSYKIQETSSSTKTTTMTTAAKLYGKDLSEYDDIDVDQLLAELTPEELNILAKEVDPDDSFMPPSQRCSYECNKSPTGPLNRKKLIEHINKQALETPDIPELKPYVPGVIRGKKWVPPPQENIKEKEADEQIAIDLGEEYEQALSTATQEEIIDLAAILGFHSMMNQDQYHASLLNSGQPVGLGWDGVTKASQPKVYPMEPPNDTDVDATIKQVRDDDSTLTDLNWNNIKNISDEKFIQLFEGLELNTHLESLSLTNVGLNDKTAQRLADALEKNSTLKVLNVETNFISPPVIVRLIRSLLKTKSIEEFRCSNQRSQVLGNKIEMEITQLVEQNPTLLRLGLHLEFNDARHRVAAHLQRNIDRIRQSRLGVATS
- the LOC126853949 gene encoding tropomodulin isoform X1 yields the protein MEVDTENVRMGETDALMRTDDGIINSNDNNTEAPTVEESYEITTTRRKTIRTSYKIQETSSSTKTTTMTTAAKLYGKDLSEYDDIDVDQLLAELTPEELNILAKEVDPDDSFMPPSQRCSYECNKSPTGPLNRKKLIEHINKQALETPDIPELKPYVPGVIRGKKWVPPPQENIKEKEADEQIAIDLGEEYEQALSTATQEEIIDLAAILGFHSMMNQDQYHASLLNSGQPVGLGWDGVTKASQPKVYPMEPPNDTDVDATIKQVRDDDSTLTDLNWNNIKNISDEKFIQLFEGLELNTHLESLSLTNVGLNDKTAQRLADALEKNSTLKVLNVETNFISPPVIVRLIRSLLKTKSIEEFRCSNQRSQVLGNKIEMEITQLVEQNPTLLRLGLHLEFNDARHRVAAHLQRNIDRIFRVEAQERAKFVVIAAGPSNFTVHPADDLKNRA
- the LOC126853949 gene encoding tropomodulin isoform X4; amino-acid sequence: MEVDTENVRMGETDALMRTDDGIINSNDNNTEAPTVEESYEITTTRRKTIRTSYKIQETSSSTKTTTMTTAAKLYGKDLSEYDDIDVDQLLAELTPEELNILAKEVDPDDSFMPPSQRCSYECNKSPTGPLNRKKLIEHINKQALETPDIPELKPYVPGVIRGKKWVPPPQENIKEKEADEQIAIDLGEEYEQALSTATQEEIIDLAAILGFHSMMNQDQYHASLLNSGQPVGLGWDGVTKASQPKVYPMEPPNDTDVDATIKQVRDDDSTLTDLNWNNIKNISDEKFIQLFEGLELNTHLESLSLTNVGLNDKTAQRLADALEKNSTLKVLNVETNFISPPVIVRLIRSLLKTKSIEEFRCSNQRSQVLGNKIEMEITQLVEQNPTLLRLGLHLEFNDARHRVAAHLQRNIDRMFRVSVAVRQSRLGVATS
- the LOC126853949 gene encoding tropomodulin isoform X2 translates to MEVDTENVRMGETDALMRTDDGIINSNDNNTEAPTVEESYEITTTRRKTIRTSYKIQETSSSTKTTTMTTAAKLYGKDLSEYDDIDVDQLLAELTPEELNILAKEVDPDDSFMPPSQRCSYECNKSPTGPLNRKKLIEHINKQALETPDIPELKPYVPGVIRGKKWVPPPQENIKEKEADEQIAIDLGEEYEQALSTATQEEIIDLAAILGFHSMMNQDQYHASLLNSGQPVGLGWDGVTKASQPKVYPMEPPNDTDVDATIKQVRDDDSTLTDLNWNNIKNISDEKFIQLFEGLELNTHLESLSLTNVGLNDKTAQRLADALEKNSTLKVLNVETNFISPPVIVRLIRSLLKTKSIEEFRCSNQRSQVLGNKIEMEITQLVEQNPTLLRLGLHLEFNDARHRVAAHLQRNIDRIRKDLSLRLQFRFFNMNHRKPALIQ
- the LOC126853949 gene encoding tropomodulin isoform X7 produces the protein MEVDTENVRMGETDALMRTDDGIINSNDNNTEAPTVEESYEITTTRRKTIRTSYKIQETSSSTKTTTMTTAAKLYGKDLSEYDDIDVDQLLAELTPEELNILAKEVDPDDSFMPPSQRCSYECNKSPTGPLNRKKLIEHINKQALETPDIPELKPYVPGVIRGKKWVPPPQENIKEKEADEQIAIDLGEEYEQALSTATQEEIIDLAAILGFHSMMNQDQYHASLLNSGQPVGLGWDGVTKASQPKVYPMEPPNDTDVDATIKQVRDDDSTLTDLNWNNIKNISDEKFIQLFEGLELNTHLESLSLTNVGLNDKTAQRLADALEKNSTLKVLNVETNFISPPVIVRLIRSLLKTKSIEEFRCSNQRSQVLGNKIEMEITQLVEQNPTLLRLGLHLEFNDARHRVAAHLQRNIDRIAKRI
- the LOC126853949 gene encoding tropomodulin isoform X3, with protein sequence MEVDTENVRMGETDALMRTDDGIINSNDNNTEAPTVEESYEITTTRRKTIRTSYKIQETSSSTKTTTMTTAAKLYGKDLSEYDDIDVDQLLAELTPEELNILAKEVDPDDSFMPPSQRCSYECNKSPTGPLNRKKLIEHINKQALETPDIPELKPYVPGVIRGKKWVPPPQENIKEKEADEQIAIDLGEEYEQALSTATQEEIIDLAAILGFHSMMNQDQYHASLLNSGQPVGLGWDGVTKASQPKVYPMEPPNDTDVDATIKQVRDDDSTLTDLNWNNIKNISDEKFIQLFEGLELNTHLESLSLTNVGLNDKTAQRLADALEKNSTLKVLNVETNFISPPVIVRLIRSLLKTKSIEEFRCSNQRSQVLGNKIEMEITQLVEQNPTLLRLGLHLEFNDARHRVAAHLQRNIDRNRLRRMGRISRNYTIGWAMH
- the LOC126853949 gene encoding tropomodulin isoform X8, with translation METSSSTKTTTMTTAAKLYGKDLSEYDDIDVDQLLAELTPEELNILAKEVDPDDSFMPPSQRCSYECNKSPTGPLNRKKLIEHINKQALETPDIPELKPYVPGVIRGKKWVPPPQENIKEKEADEQIAIDLGEEYEQALSTATQEEIIDLAAILGFHSMMNQDQYHASLLNSGQPVGLGWDGVTKASQPKVYPMEPPNDTDVDATIKQVRDDDSTLTDLNWNNIKNISDEKFIQLFEGLELNTHLESLSLTNVGLNDKTAQRLADALEKNSTLKVLNVETNFISPPVIVRLIRSLLKTKSIEEFRCSNQRSQVLGNKIEMEITQLVEQNPTLLRLGLHLEFNDARHRVAAHLQRNIDRIFRVEAQERAKFVVIAAGPSNFTVHPADDLKNRA
- the LOC126853949 gene encoding tropomodulin isoform X5, with protein sequence MATTEIFQDWDSPYENLSAMRTTTKTTRKTITTTTTKRETSSSTKTTTMTTAAKLYGKDLSEYDDIDVDQLLAELTPEELNILAKEVDPDDSFMPPSQRCSYECNKSPTGPLNRKKLIEHINKQALETPDIPELKPYVPGVIRGKKWVPPPQENIKEKEADEQIAIDLGEEYEQALSTATQEEIIDLAAILGFHSMMNQDQYHASLLNSGQPVGLGWDGVTKASQPKVYPMEPPNDTDVDATIKQVRDDDSTLTDLNWNNIKNISDEKFIQLFEGLELNTHLESLSLTNVGLNDKTAQRLADALEKNSTLKVLNVETNFISPPVIVRLIRSLLKTKSIEEFRCSNQRSQVLGNKIEMEITQLVEQNPTLLRLGLHLEFNDARHRVAAHLQRNIDRIFRVEAQERAKFVVIAAGPSNFTVHPADDLKNRA
- the LOC126853949 gene encoding tropomodulin isoform X9, which produces MTTAAKLYGKDLSEYDDIDVDQLLAELTPEELNILAKEVDPDDSFMPPSQRCSYECNKSPTGPLNRKKLIEHINKQALETPDIPELKPYVPGVIRGKKWVPPPQENIKEKEADEQIAIDLGEEYEQALSTATQEEIIDLAAILGFHSMMNQDQYHASLLNSGQPVGLGWDGVTKASQPKVYPMEPPNDTDVDATIKQVRDDDSTLTDLNWNNIKNISDEKFIQLFEGLELNTHLESLSLTNVGLNDKTAQRLADALEKNSTLKVLNVETNFISPPVIVRLIRSLLKTKSIEEFRCSNQRSQVLGNKIEMEITQLVEQNPTLLRLGLHLEFNDARHRVAAHLQRNIDRIFRVEAQERAKFVVIAAGPSNFTVHPADDLKNRA